A region of Micromonospora sp. WMMD882 DNA encodes the following proteins:
- a CDS encoding C39 family peptidase: MTTIIRNTALTIAGAAITAGAIAAPTTALANPTTTNPTTITTDRKPNSERHLTIRYEAQPNFYYCGPSAARNALTALDKNPSVDEAAKKMGTTEAGTNSAADITNYLNTETNGKYRTIEIPTPTADTTQTHKMRADIINAIDDGRAIVTNIAGTATDTDGATHSFEGGHYISVVAYRDNGDTVKIADSANPDQASYWITTEALADWTATRGYSA; this comes from the coding sequence ATGACCACCATCATCCGTAACACCGCCCTGACCATCGCCGGCGCCGCCATCACCGCCGGCGCCATCGCCGCCCCCACCACCGCCCTCGCCAACCCCACCACCACCAACCCCACCACCATCACCACCGACCGCAAACCCAACAGCGAACGCCACCTCACCATCCGCTACGAAGCCCAACCCAACTTCTACTACTGCGGCCCCTCCGCCGCCCGCAACGCCCTCACCGCCCTCGACAAGAACCCCAGCGTCGACGAAGCCGCCAAGAAGATGGGCACCACCGAAGCCGGCACCAACTCCGCCGCCGACATCACCAACTACCTCAACACCGAAACCAACGGCAAATACCGCACCATCGAAATCCCCACCCCCACCGCCGACACCACCCAGACCCACAAGATGCGCGCCGACATCATCAACGCCATCGACGACGGCCGCGCCATCGTCACCAACATCGCCGGCACCGCCACCGACACCGACGGCGCCACCCACTCCTTCGAAGGCGGCCACTACATCAGCGTCGTCGCCTACCGCGACAACGGCGACACCGTCAAGATCGCCGACTCCGCCAACCCCGACCAGGCCTCCTACTGGATCACCACCGAAGCCCTCGCCGACTGGACCGCCACCCGCGGCTACTCCGCCTGA
- a CDS encoding aconitate hydratase codes for MKEYDVASLDTFGAKTQLRVGDASYEIFKISKVDGHERLPYSLKILLENLLRTEDGANITADHIRQLGAWEASADPSVEIQFTPARVLMQDFTGVPCVVDLATMREAVRDLGGDPSKVNPLAPAELVIDHSVIADLFGREDAFARNVELEYERNKERYQFLRWGQTAFNEFKVVPPGTGIVHQVNIEYLARTIMERNGQAYPDTVVGTDSHTTMVNGLGVLGWGVGGIEAEAAMLGQPVSMLIPRVVGFKLSGEMPAGTTATDLVLTITEMLRKHGVVGKFVEFYGPGVSAVPLANRATIGNMSPEYGSTVAIFPIDAETVRYLELTGRDASQVALVEAYAKEQGLWHDPAAEPEYSERLELDLGTIEPSLAGPKRPQDRVPLGNAKTLFRSALTDYVSADETGGDPGRKPGVPQQTKPYGVQGRADEASAESFPASDAPAVDGVSDPADAPRELVNSAVGSGGRASDPIRVTGADGVEFELDHGAVVIAAITSCTNTSNPQVMIGAALLARNAVEKGLTRKPWVKTTLAPGSKVVMDYYERAGLTPYLEKLGFHLVGYGCTTCIGNSGPLPEEISAAVNEADLAVVSVLSGNRNFEGRINPDVKMNYLASPPLVVAYALAGTMDIDLANEPIGEDSEGNPVFLREIWPNTAEIQDVIASAIGATGFSSAYADVFAGDERWQSLPTPTGDTFAWEGDSTYVRKPPYFEGMQKDPTPVVDITDARVLAKLGDSVTTDHISPAGSIKADSPAGRYLAEHGVPRHEFNSYGSRRGNHEVMIRGTFANIRLRNQLVPGVEGGVTVNHLTGEQTSIYDASVAYQEADVPLVVLAGKEYGSGSSRDWAAKGTMLLGVRAVIAESYERIHRSNLIGMGVLPLQFPGGETADSLGLTGTETFSITGVTALNDGDTPRTVKVATDTGVEFDAVVRIDTPGEADYYRHGGILQYVLRRMIAG; via the coding sequence GTGAAGGAGTACGACGTGGCGAGCCTCGACACCTTCGGTGCGAAGACCCAGCTACGCGTCGGAGACGCGAGCTACGAGATTTTCAAGATCAGCAAGGTGGACGGCCACGAACGGCTGCCCTACAGTCTCAAGATCCTGCTGGAGAACCTGCTGCGGACCGAGGACGGCGCGAACATCACCGCCGACCACATCCGTCAGCTCGGCGCGTGGGAGGCCAGCGCCGACCCGAGCGTGGAGATCCAGTTCACCCCGGCGCGGGTGCTGATGCAGGACTTCACCGGCGTGCCCTGCGTGGTCGACCTGGCCACCATGCGGGAGGCGGTCCGCGACCTCGGCGGCGACCCGTCGAAGGTCAACCCCCTCGCCCCGGCCGAGCTGGTCATCGACCACTCGGTCATCGCCGACCTGTTCGGCCGCGAGGACGCCTTCGCCCGCAACGTCGAGCTGGAGTACGAGCGCAACAAGGAGCGCTACCAGTTCCTGCGCTGGGGGCAGACCGCGTTCAACGAGTTCAAGGTGGTCCCGCCGGGCACCGGCATCGTGCACCAGGTCAACATCGAGTACCTGGCCCGCACGATCATGGAGCGCAACGGCCAGGCCTACCCGGACACGGTCGTCGGCACCGACTCGCACACCACGATGGTCAACGGCCTGGGCGTGCTCGGCTGGGGCGTCGGCGGCATCGAGGCCGAGGCGGCGATGCTCGGCCAGCCGGTCAGCATGCTCATCCCCCGGGTGGTCGGCTTCAAGCTCTCCGGCGAGATGCCGGCCGGCACCACCGCCACCGACCTGGTGCTGACCATCACCGAGATGCTGCGCAAGCACGGCGTGGTCGGCAAGTTCGTCGAGTTCTACGGCCCCGGCGTGAGCGCGGTGCCGCTGGCCAACCGGGCCACCATCGGCAACATGTCCCCGGAGTACGGCTCCACCGTGGCGATCTTCCCGATCGACGCGGAGACCGTCCGCTACCTGGAGCTGACCGGCCGCGACGCGTCCCAGGTCGCGCTGGTCGAGGCGTACGCGAAGGAGCAGGGGCTCTGGCACGACCCGGCCGCCGAGCCGGAGTACTCCGAGCGCCTGGAGCTCGACCTGGGCACCATCGAGCCGTCCCTGGCCGGGCCGAAGCGCCCGCAGGACCGGGTGCCGCTGGGCAACGCCAAGACGCTGTTCCGCTCCGCGCTCACCGACTACGTCTCCGCCGACGAGACCGGCGGCGACCCGGGCCGCAAGCCCGGCGTCCCCCAGCAGACCAAGCCGTACGGCGTGCAGGGCCGCGCCGACGAGGCCAGCGCCGAGTCGTTCCCGGCCAGTGACGCGCCGGCCGTCGACGGGGTCAGCGACCCGGCCGACGCCCCCCGCGAGCTGGTCAACAGCGCCGTCGGGTCGGGCGGCCGGGCCAGCGACCCGATCCGGGTCACCGGGGCCGACGGCGTCGAGTTCGAGCTGGACCACGGCGCGGTGGTGATCGCGGCGATCACCTCCTGCACCAACACCTCCAACCCGCAGGTCATGATCGGCGCGGCGCTGCTGGCCCGCAACGCGGTGGAGAAGGGCCTGACCCGCAAGCCGTGGGTGAAGACGACCCTGGCCCCCGGCTCGAAGGTGGTCATGGACTACTACGAGCGCGCCGGTCTGACGCCCTACCTGGAGAAGCTCGGCTTCCACCTGGTCGGATACGGCTGCACCACCTGCATCGGCAACTCCGGCCCGCTGCCGGAGGAGATCTCCGCCGCCGTCAACGAGGCCGACCTCGCCGTCGTCTCGGTGCTGTCGGGCAACCGGAACTTCGAGGGCCGGATCAACCCGGACGTCAAGATGAACTACCTGGCGTCCCCGCCGCTGGTGGTGGCGTACGCCCTGGCCGGCACCATGGACATCGACCTGGCCAACGAGCCGATCGGGGAGGACAGCGAGGGCAACCCGGTCTTCCTGCGGGAGATCTGGCCGAACACCGCCGAGATCCAGGACGTCATCGCCTCGGCGATCGGCGCGACCGGCTTCAGCTCGGCGTACGCGGACGTGTTCGCCGGTGACGAGCGCTGGCAGTCGCTGCCCACCCCGACCGGCGACACCTTCGCCTGGGAGGGGGACTCCACCTACGTCCGCAAGCCCCCGTACTTCGAGGGCATGCAGAAGGACCCGACGCCGGTCGTCGACATCACCGACGCGCGGGTGCTGGCCAAGCTGGGTGACTCGGTGACCACCGACCACATCTCCCCGGCCGGCTCGATCAAGGCGGACTCCCCCGCCGGGCGGTACCTCGCCGAGCACGGCGTGCCGCGCCACGAGTTCAACTCGTACGGCTCGCGTCGGGGCAACCACGAGGTGATGATCCGGGGCACCTTCGCCAACATCCGGCTGCGCAACCAGCTCGTCCCGGGCGTGGAGGGCGGGGTCACCGTCAACCACCTGACCGGCGAGCAGACCTCCATCTACGACGCCTCGGTGGCGTACCAGGAGGCGGACGTCCCGCTGGTGGTGCTGGCCGGCAAGGAGTACGGCTCCGGCTCGTCCCGCGACTGGGCGGCCAAGGGCACCATGCTGCTCGGCGTCCGGGCGGTCATCGCCGAGTCGTACGAGCGGATCCACCGCTCCAACCTGATCGGCATGGGCGTGCTGCCGTTGCAGTTCCCGGGCGGCGAGACCGCCGACAGCCTGGGCCTGACCGGCACGGAGACCTTCTCGATCACCGGGGTCACCGCGCTGAACGACGGCGACACCCCGCGTACGGTCAAGGTCGCCACCGACACCGGCGTGGAGTTCGACGCGGTCGTCCGGATCGACACCCCGGGAGAGGCCGACTACTACCGCCACGGCGGCATCCTGCAGTACGTGCTGCGGCGGATGATCGCCGGCTGA